The Citrifermentans bemidjiense Bem genome window below encodes:
- a CDS encoding N-acetylneuraminate synthase family protein: MKLSFAPRQPIYIIAEIGGNFTTFEEAKALVDAAASCGVDAVKLQTYRAETVSSKSAIFDMENTGIASQFELFQKYEIDEELHRQVFDYIRAKGLDWFSTPSHEADVDLLDRLGVSAYKIGSDDAVNIPFLRYVAAKGKPVLLATGMCTMQEVRESVDVILGAGNLELILLHAVTSYPTHPEHVNLLAMQALAREFNLPVGYSDHTIGTVACLGAAALGAAVLEKHFTTDKNAEGPDHILSADPAEMRTIVEQVRTLEAMMGSGVKMPAASEKTTRINNRKSIVAARALPAGHRLTAEDIAVKRPGFGIPPRFREELPGSVLNEPVEQDEVIPWSKLR; this comes from the coding sequence ATGAAACTTTCCTTCGCACCGAGACAGCCGATCTACATCATCGCCGAGATCGGCGGCAACTTCACCACCTTCGAGGAGGCAAAGGCGCTGGTCGATGCCGCCGCCTCCTGCGGGGTGGACGCGGTCAAGCTGCAGACCTACCGCGCCGAGACCGTCTCCAGCAAAAGCGCCATCTTCGACATGGAGAACACCGGCATCGCCTCCCAGTTCGAACTCTTCCAAAAGTACGAGATCGACGAGGAGCTGCACCGGCAGGTCTTCGACTACATCCGGGCGAAAGGGCTCGACTGGTTCTCCACCCCCTCGCACGAAGCCGACGTCGACCTGCTGGACCGGCTCGGGGTAAGCGCCTACAAGATCGGCTCCGACGACGCGGTCAACATCCCGTTCCTCAGGTACGTCGCCGCGAAGGGGAAGCCGGTCCTCCTCGCCACCGGCATGTGCACCATGCAGGAGGTGCGCGAGTCGGTGGACGTGATCCTCGGCGCCGGCAACCTCGAGCTCATCCTCCTGCACGCGGTGACGAGCTACCCCACCCATCCGGAGCACGTGAACCTCCTTGCCATGCAGGCTCTGGCGCGCGAATTCAACCTCCCGGTCGGCTACTCGGACCACACCATCGGGACCGTGGCCTGTCTTGGCGCCGCAGCGCTCGGCGCCGCGGTCCTCGAGAAGCACTTCACCACGGACAAGAACGCCGAGGGGCCGGACCACATCCTCTCCGCCGACCCGGCCGAGATGAGGACCATCGTGGAACAGGTGAGGACCCTGGAGGCCATGATGGGAAGCGGCGTCAAGATGCCGGCCGCCTCAGAGAAGACAACGCGGATTAACAACAGAAAGAGCATCGTCGCGGCGCGGGCGCTCCCTGCCGGACACCGGCTGACGGCGGAGGACATCGCCGTGAAGCGCCCCGGCTTCGGCATCCCCCCCCGCTTCAGGGAGGAGCTCCCGGGAAGCGTCTTGAACGAGCCCGTGGAGCAGGACGAAGTGATCCCCTGGAGCAAGCTGCGATGA
- a CDS encoding NAD-dependent epimerase/dehydratase family protein, whose product MTVHNAQKQVLVTGATGFIGRHAVSLLESRGIATHSCARSTGCDLEQNGALAPFQGRGITHVIHLGGRTFVPHSWEDPGAFYRANTLGTQQLLDFCRISGARLVYVSAYVYGVPHTLPIAESHPVAPNTPYNHSKWLAEELCRFYADHFEVPVTVLRPFNIFGPGQGEDFLIPTILKQAKSGGTITVKDAAPRRDYLHVDDLAEALLLALDLEPRFSLFNVGSGRSISVGELLDMAVRYSPRPLCWQATGEIRVNEVPDTVADISAITRALGWLPRRTLEQFLKSELA is encoded by the coding sequence ATGACCGTGCACAACGCCCAGAAGCAGGTCCTCGTCACCGGCGCCACCGGCTTCATCGGCCGGCACGCCGTCTCTCTCCTGGAGAGCCGCGGCATCGCGACCCACAGCTGCGCCCGCTCCACCGGCTGCGACCTCGAACAAAACGGCGCCCTCGCCCCCTTCCAGGGGCGGGGGATCACCCACGTCATCCACCTTGGGGGGCGCACCTTCGTCCCTCACAGCTGGGAAGACCCGGGGGCCTTCTACCGCGCCAACACGCTCGGGACCCAGCAGCTGCTCGATTTCTGCCGCATAAGCGGCGCAAGGCTCGTGTACGTCAGCGCCTACGTCTACGGCGTGCCGCACACCCTCCCCATCGCAGAATCGCACCCGGTAGCCCCGAACACCCCCTACAACCACTCGAAATGGCTCGCGGAAGAGCTCTGCCGCTTCTACGCCGATCACTTCGAGGTCCCGGTCACCGTGCTGCGCCCCTTCAACATCTTCGGCCCCGGCCAGGGGGAGGATTTCCTGATCCCGACCATCCTGAAGCAGGCCAAAAGCGGCGGGACGATCACGGTGAAGGACGCGGCACCCAGGCGCGACTACCTCCACGTGGACGACCTCGCCGAGGCGCTGCTCCTGGCCCTCGACCTGGAGCCCCGCTTCTCGCTCTTCAACGTCGGCTCGGGACGGTCGATCTCGGTGGGGGAGCTTTTGGACATGGCGGTCCGCTACTCCCCGCGCCCGCTCTGCTGGCAAGCGACGGGCGAGATCCGGGTGAACGAGGTCCCCGACACCGTCGCCGACATTTCGGCCATCACCAGGGCGCTCGGCTGGCTTCCCAGGCGCACCCTGGAGCAATTCCTGAAATCGGAGCTCGCATGA